The nucleotide sequence CGCGAGAAGGTCGACGAGGCCCAGGAGCACCGCGAGAAGCGCGACGAGCTCAACGAGCAAGTCCAGGAACACAAGGAAAAGCGCAACGAGCTCAACGCGAAGGCCAACGAGCTGTTCGAGGAGGTCGAGGACAAAAAGGAGGAGATGGAGCTCGACGAGGGCAAAAGCGTCGACCAACTCGAAGACGAGATCGAGGACCTCGAATTCAAACAGCAGACTGAAGTACTTTCCTCCGAGGACGAGCAGGAACTCATCGAGAAGATCGAGGCCAAACGCGAGAAGCTCGCCGAGCGCAAGGAAAAGCTAGAGCAGACCGACGACATCGATGAGATCAAGGCCGAGGCCCAGGAGATCCGCTCCGAAGCGAGTAAACACCACCAGAAGGTGACCGAACTCGCCGACGAAGCCCAGGAACATCACAACGAGATGATCGAGGCCTATCGCGAGGCCGACGAGATCCGCGACGAGGCCGACGAGATGCACGAGAAGTTCGTCGAGGCCCAGGAGGCAGCCGATCAGCACCACGAGGACTTCGTGCGCGTCCAGAAACGGCTTCGCGAACTCGACAAGGAAGAGGAAGAAGAAGAGCGTTCGCGCCGCGAGGAAGAGCAGGAAGCCGCCCGCGAGGAGGCCGAGGAGATCTACCAGGAGTTCAAGGACGGCGAAACCCTCGATACCGAGGACCTGATGAAACTCCAGAAGACGGGACTGCTGTAAGTTTTTTCGCCACTCATTCTCGTTTGGCGGGTTGCTTGGGATTTTTATGGATCGGTAGCGTCCGATAAACTGTGAGCACGCTGGTGGTGTGCCTGGACCGCGGGGGTGACCTGGCGAGCGTCGCGGACCCGCCGATCGTCGGGACCGAGGCAGTCGAATCGCTCGTCACCGAGTTCGGCGTCGACGACCCGGAGGACAGTCGGGTCAACTGTCTGCTCGAAGGGTTGCGCGTCGCCCGCGATCTCGAAGCCGACGACGAAGCGGTAACTGTAGCCGTGATCTCCGGGAACGGCGAGACGGTCGGCGTGAGCCGGTCGGTCGCCAGACAGACCGAGCAACTGCTCTCCGCTCACGAGCCGGACTCGGCGATCGTCGTCACCGACAGCACGGAAGACGAGCGCCTCGTCCCGATCATCGAGAGCCGGGTCCCCGTCGACGCCGTCGACCGCGTGGTGGTCCGGCAGGCCCGGGACATCGAGTCGACGTACTACCTACTCAAGCAGTTCCTGGCCGACGAGGAACTTCGCGAGACCGTTTTAGTGCCGATCGGGGCCGCGCTGCTCGCGATGCCGATCCTCCTGCTGGTGGTCAACAGCGTGACGATGGCGCTTGGAGCGATCGCGGCAGCTGTTGGCCTCCTGTTGCTGTACAAGGGGCTTGGGATCGACGAGTACGTCGAGACGCTGCCCGGCCAGATACACAACGCACTCTATTCCGGACAGGTGTCACTCGTGACGTATGTCGTCGCCGTGGGCCTCGCGTTGATCGGGTTTTTCGTCGGCGCGCTTGGCGTCTCGGCGACGGCCTCCGATAGCATCCTCATCCTGGCGATGCGGTTCGGATTCGATAGCGTCACCTGGCTGACCGCGGCTGCCCTGGCAGCGAGTACCGGCCGACTGCTCGATGAGTTGCTCCGTCGGGAAGGCGTCCGCAACGCCTACCTCAACCTGCCGTTTGGCGTGGTCGCTGTCGGCCTGGTCGTCCGTGGCGTCACCGGGTACTTCCTCGAACGGGCCGCAGTGTTCGCGGCGGTGACGGTCTCGTCGATCGATCTCGGCGTCGTCACCGTCGAAGGATTTACGCTTGCACCGGGGACCAGACTCGCAATATTCCTCATCGCGGGGATCGTCGTCAGCCTCGTCGGCGTCCGGTTTGCCGCCTACTTCAGCGAGACGAACATCGAAGAGGAACTCGTCGATGAACGGGCGACTGAATAGGTGGATTCTCGCGAAGCCACGCCATTTTCGGAGACGATCAGCTGGATCAGACGGCTGAAGTGCGCCGAACCGAACCGACGTGTATGGACGAAGTGATTCACGCCGATGGCCACGAGAACGTCACCGCCAGCCACGAGAGCACGCTCGAACTCACGAGCGACGACTTCCTTACCCCGGCCGGGGATTGCATCGTCGGGATCGAGGCCGATCGCGTTCCCGCGGATTTCGATCCGGCGTTCGTCGAGGCGTGTCAGGACGCTACCGCCGAAATCACGGCCACACTCTCGACGGGCGACCACGAGGCCCGAATCACCGGTCGAGGGCACCCGGAACTCTCCTTCGAGAACGACCGCTCGCTAGTGATCCGGACCAGCGAGTACGTCGACGACCGAACGGTCATGATCGACGCCGACGCCGCTGCGGCGGATCTGGATCGCGAACTCGTCGACGCGCTGGCCGCCGGGGCGTCGGTGACGATGCGCCTCACCGTCGAGTAACGTCCCAAAATTGATGCGGTCGTTTTTGACGCTGCGCGAACCAAGACGAACCATGAGCGAGGACGCCGAACCGGTCGAGAACATCAGCGGTGGCCCCGGCAGCGGCGGCTCGATGGATACCTTCGAGCCGAGCGAAAATGAGACGCGGGCTGCCAAGGTGGTCGACCGCCTGGGCGAACTGTACTGGCAGAAGACCTACGGCGGCCAGGACGCCTTCGAGTGTCTCGTCCGGACGATC is from Halorhabdus sp. BNX81 and encodes:
- a CDS encoding coiled-coil protein; amino-acid sequence: MTDSIDESKNVSVTDEDLETKSKGELIKLAGQLRDRRNDLNQMASERASDRDDLNAKTREKVDEAQEHREKRDELNEQVQEHKEKRNELNAKANELFEEVEDKKEEMELDEGKSVDQLEDEIEDLEFKQQTEVLSSEDEQELIEKIEAKREKLAERKEKLEQTDDIDEIKAEAQEIRSEASKHHQKVTELADEAQEHHNEMIEAYREADEIRDEADEMHEKFVEAQEAADQHHEDFVRVQKRLRELDKEEEEEERSRREEEQEAAREEAEEIYQEFKDGETLDTEDLMKLQKTGLL
- a CDS encoding DUF371 domain-containing protein, with the protein product MDEVIHADGHENVTASHESTLELTSDDFLTPAGDCIVGIEADRVPADFDPAFVEACQDATAEITATLSTGDHEARITGRGHPELSFENDRSLVIRTSEYVDDRTVMIDADAAAADLDRELVDALAAGASVTMRLTVE
- a CDS encoding DUF373 family protein; its protein translation is MSTLVVCLDRGGDLASVADPPIVGTEAVESLVTEFGVDDPEDSRVNCLLEGLRVARDLEADDEAVTVAVISGNGETVGVSRSVARQTEQLLSAHEPDSAIVVTDSTEDERLVPIIESRVPVDAVDRVVVRQARDIESTYYLLKQFLADEELRETVLVPIGAALLAMPILLLVVNSVTMALGAIAAAVGLLLLYKGLGIDEYVETLPGQIHNALYSGQVSLVTYVVAVGLALIGFFVGALGVSATASDSILILAMRFGFDSVTWLTAAALAASTGRLLDELLRREGVRNAYLNLPFGVVAVGLVVRGVTGYFLERAAVFAAVTVSSIDLGVVTVEGFTLAPGTRLAIFLIAGIVVSLVGVRFAAYFSETNIEEELVDERATE